The Burkholderia ambifaria AMMD genome contains the following window.
TGGCGCCGCTGATGCTGCTGATCGCGTGCCTGATCAAGCTGACGTCGCGCGGGCCGGTGTTCTTCCGCCAGAAACGCAAGGGCATCGACGGGCACGAGTTCGAGATCTACAAGTTTCGCTCGATGAAGGTGCATCAGGAAGTCGCGGGGCAGGTCACGCAGGCGACCAAGAACGACACGCGCGTGACGCCGGTCGGCCGCTTCCTGCGCCGCACGAGCCTCGATGAGCTGCCGCAGTTCATCAACGTGCTGAAGGGCGAGATGTCGGTCGTCGGCCCGCGGCCGCATGCGCTCGCGCACGACGACATCTACAAGGATCTGGTGAAGGGCTACATGTTCCGCTACCGGATCAAGCCGGGCATCACCGGCTGGGCGCAGATCAACGGCTTTCGCGGCGAGACCGATCAGATCGAGAAGATGATGGGACGCGTGAAGCTCGATCTGTACTACATGCAGAACTGGTCGTTCTGGCTCGACATCAAGATCGTCGTCCTGACGCTCTGGAAAGGCTTCACCGGCAGCAACGCTTATTGACCCAGCGCCCGCGCAGGCGTTCCGGTTTTACGAATTTCGAATCATTGGTCACGAGGTCCGACACATCATGAATCTGACTATCATCGGCAGCGGTTACGTAGGACTTGTCACCGGCGCCTGTCTCGCCGACATCGGGCACGACGTGTTCTGTCTCGACGTCGATCAGGCGAAGATCGACATCCTGAACAACGGCGGCGTGCCGATCCACGAGCCGGGCCTCAAGGAAGTCATCGCGCGCAACCGCGCGGCGGGCCGCCTGCGCTTCTCGACCGACATCGAGGCCGCGGTCGCGCACGGCGACGTGCAGTTCATCGCGGTCGGCACGCCGCCCGACGAGGACGGCTCGGCCGACCTGCAGTACGTGCTCGCGGCGGCGCGCAACATCGGCCGCTACATGAAGGGCTTCAAGGTGATCGTCGACAAGTCGACGGTGCCGGTCGGCACGGCCGAGCGCGTGCGCGCGGCGGTCGCCGAGGAGCTCGCGAAGCGCGGCGACGACCAGATGTTCTCGGTCGTGTCGAATCCGGAATTCCTGAAGGAAGGCGCGGCGGTCGACGATTTCACGCGGCCGGACCGCATCGTGATCGGTTGCGACGACGACGTGCCGGGCGAGCGCGCGCGCGAACTGATGAAGAAGCTCTACGCGCCGTTCAACCGCAACCACGAACGCACGCTGTACATGGACGTGCGCTCGGCCGAATTCACCAAATACGCGGCGAACGCGATGCTCGCGACCCGCATCTCGTTCATGAACGAGCTCGCGAACCTGGCCGACCGCTTCGGCGCGGACATCGAGGCCGTGCGCCGCGGGATCGGTTCCGATCCGCGCATCGGCTACCACTTCCTGTATGCGGGCTGCGGCTACGGCGGCTCGTGCTTCCCGAAGGACGTCGAGGCGCTGATCCGCACGGCCGACGAGCATGGCCAGTCGCTGCAGATCCTGAAGGCCGTGTCGTCGGTCAACGCGACGCAAAAGCGCGTGCTCGCCGACAAGATCGTCGCGCGCTTCGGCGAGGACCTGACCGGCCGCACGTTCGCGATCTGGGGCCTGGCATTCAAGCCGAACACCGACGACATGCGCGAGGCGCCGAGCCGCGAGCTGATCGCCGAGCTGCTGTCGCGCGGTGCGCGCATCGCCGCATACGATCCGGTCGCGCAGCAGGAAGCGCGCCGCGTGCTCGCGCTCGATCTCGCCGATCACCCGAGCTGGCTCGAACGCCTCACCTTCGTCGACGACGAGGCGCAGGCCGCGCGCGATGCCGACGCGCTTGTGATCGTCACCGAATGGAAGGCGTTCAAGAGCCCGGATTTCATCGCGCTCGGCCGGCAGTGGAAGTCGCCGGTGATCTTCGACGGCCGCAACCTGTACGAGCCGGAAGCGATGAGCGAGCAGGGTATCGAGTACCACCCGATCGGTCGCCCGGGCTCGCGTCAGGCCGTCGCCGCCCGCGTGGCGGGCGCCGCGCGCGCGAACGCGTAACCCGCGCGTCACCGTTCCCCGTTACCCGATTCGAGACGCCATGTTCCGCAACATCCTGATCGTCTGTCACGCGAACGTCTGCCGCAGCCCGGCAGCCGAAATGCTGTTCAAGTCGCACACCGCGTCGCGCGGCGGCCCGCGCGTGACGTTCCATTCCGC
Protein-coding sequences here:
- a CDS encoding UDP-glucose dehydrogenase family protein, yielding MNLTIIGSGYVGLVTGACLADIGHDVFCLDVDQAKIDILNNGGVPIHEPGLKEVIARNRAAGRLRFSTDIEAAVAHGDVQFIAVGTPPDEDGSADLQYVLAAARNIGRYMKGFKVIVDKSTVPVGTAERVRAAVAEELAKRGDDQMFSVVSNPEFLKEGAAVDDFTRPDRIVIGCDDDVPGERARELMKKLYAPFNRNHERTLYMDVRSAEFTKYAANAMLATRISFMNELANLADRFGADIEAVRRGIGSDPRIGYHFLYAGCGYGGSCFPKDVEALIRTADEHGQSLQILKAVSSVNATQKRVLADKIVARFGEDLTGRTFAIWGLAFKPNTDDMREAPSRELIAELLSRGARIAAYDPVAQQEARRVLALDLADHPSWLERLTFVDDEAQAARDADALVIVTEWKAFKSPDFIALGRQWKSPVIFDGRNLYEPEAMSEQGIEYHPIGRPGSRQAVAARVAGAARANA